A section of the Piliocolobus tephrosceles isolate RC106 chromosome 14, ASM277652v3, whole genome shotgun sequence genome encodes:
- the FAM219A gene encoding protein FAM219A isoform X3: MMEEIDRFQDPTAASISDGDCDAREGESVAMNYKPSPLQVKLGKEGNYSSLQEPETLRGISEAKDVPEKQRELARKGSLKNGSMGSPVNQQPKKNNVMARTRLVVPNKGYSSLDQSPDEKPLVALDTDSDDDFDMSRYSSSGYSSAEQINQDLNIQLLKDGYRLDEIPDDEDLDLIPPKSVNPTCMCCQATSSTACHIQ; this comes from the exons GACCCAACCGCCGCCTCCATCTCAGACGGAGACTGTGACGCCCGGGAGGGTGAGTCAGTAGCCATGAATTACAAACCATCCCCGCTCCAGGTGAAGTTGG GCAAAGAGGGCAATTACAGTTCTCTGCAGGAGCCTGAAACTCTAAGAGGCATCTCTGAAGCCAAGGACGTTCCAG AGAAGCAGCGGGAACTGGCCCGGAAGGGCTCCCTGAAGAATGGCAGCATGGGTAGCCCTGTCAACCAGCAACCCAAGAAGAACAATGTCATGGCCCGAACAAG gctggttgTCCCCAATAAAGGGTACTCCTCACTTGACCAGAGCCCCGATGAGAAGCCACTGGTAGCCCTTGACACGGACAG CGATGATGACTTTGATATGTCTAGATACTCCTCCTCCGGCTACTCCTCTGCTGAG CAGATCAACCAAGATTTGAACATCCAGCTGCTGAAGGATGGCTATCGGTTAGATGAGATCCCCGACGACGAGGACCTAGATCTCATCCCCCCCAAGTCCGTGAACCCCACCTGCATGTGCTGCCAG